The following proteins are encoded in a genomic region of Montipora foliosa isolate CH-2021 chromosome 10, ASM3666993v2, whole genome shotgun sequence:
- the LOC137972912 gene encoding uncharacterized protein has product MDDICDSVPTKEEARDLTRDIDSVLETGVKSDLLDCQEPIQLSKRKVLSQIARIYDPIGFASAFIISAKIALQALWKRGISWDEELSSELSQRWKKLFQEMVQLNGVRFDRCLTPQNTIGQPVLCVFSDASEDVFGACAYARWQLSTGGFNAKFIAAKSRVAPLKKLTIPRLELQGAVLVSRLGKTILKESRLKFEKSVFFLGSKIVLAWICSETRRFKPFVSVRVGEIQDNSDPAQWSHVPGEQNVADDVSRGIPVESLAGRWQYGPDFLRLPESEWPQDSSVADKVDVETEHRKVHIVGEQIKTRSPIDCDKFSSWRRLIRVTAYTLRFIRRVRVRGHKESAEEGIPLKFEDGPLSPEELKDAETFWLKESQKTLRDRISKGEFRNLSPYVDQEGVWRVGGRADKALVSYETRHPVLLPGDHRISRLIVQHAHQFGHPGVATTVAKTRTKYWIVRAHDLAKSIKFRCVVCREIGTRVESQVMVDLPQSLLAPFTPPFHHTSCDYFGPYRVRISRNKIVKHYAVIFTCLNTRAVHLELAADCTTMEFMQILRRFYALRGVPALMISDNGPQLVGAERELRKMVVGLDTEKLQEFSAERGMKWKFTTPAAPHQNVCAQSLVKSCKIGLKKAIGEQVLTPLELQTCLAEVANLVNQRPIGRIPSDPDDGSYLCPNDMLLGRASSTVSQGPFRHTKNPRHRVEFVQRIVDSFWTR; this is encoded by the exons ATGGATGACATCTGCGACTCAGTACCAACCAAGGAAGAAGCACGCGACCTGACCAGAGATATAGACAGCGTACTGGAGACAGGAG TAAAATCTGATCTACTTGATTGTCAAGAGCCGATACAGCTTTCAAAGAGAAAAGTGCTGAGCCAAATAGCGCGCATCTACGACCCAATAGGATTTGCAAGTGCATTCATTATCAGTGCCAAGATCGCTCTTCAGGCGCTTTGGAAAAGGGGAATCAGCTGGGATGAAGAGTTATCGTCCGAGCTGTCTCAAAGGTGGAAAAAACTATTTCAAGAAATGGTGCAGTTGAATGGGGTGCGGTTTGATAGATGTCTTACGCCGCAAAACACAATTGGACAGCCCGTTCTTTGTGTTTTCTCTGATGCTTCAGAAGATGTATTTGGGGCTTGTGCATATGCAAGATGGCAATTAAGTACCGGAGGTTTCAACGCAAAGTTCATCGCGGCCAAGTCAAGAGTAGCGCCTTTGAAGAAACTGACCATACCCCGTTTGGAGCTTCAAGGTGCAGTGTTAGTCTCCCGACTGGGCAAGACCATTCTTAAAGAATCTCGGCTAAAGTTTGAGAAATCAGTGTTCTTTCTGGGTAGCAAGATTGTGTTAGCATGGATCTGCAGTGAAACAAGGCGATTCAAACCATTCGTTTCAGTCAGAGTTGGAGAAATCCAAGATAATTCAGATCCCGCTCAATGGAGTCACGTCCCAGGAGAGCAAAACGTAGCGGATGATGTATCACGTGGAATTCCCGTGGAAAGCTTGGCTGGCAGGTGGCAGTATGGACCAGACTTTCTGCGTCTACCAGAGAGTGAGTGGCCGCAAGACTCCTCAGTTGCTGACAAAGTTGACGTTGAAACGGAGCACCGTAAAGTTCACATAGTTGGTGAGCAGATCAAGACACGTTCTCCCATTGATTGCGACAAGTTTTCAAGCTGGAGACGGCTCATCAGAGTTACAGCTTACACGTTGAGGTTTATTCGGAGAGTGCGAGTACGTGGGCACAAAGAGTCGGCAGAGGAAGGAATACCATTGAAGTTTGAAGATGGCCCTCTCTCACCCGAAGAGTTAAAGGATGCAGAGACTTTCTGGTTAAAGGAGAGTCAGAAAACCCTGAGAGACCGCATCAGCAAAGGAGAATTTAGAAATCTCAGCCCTTACGTAGACCAAGAAGGCGTATGGAGAGTAGGTGGTCGAGCAGACAAAGCTTTAGTTTCGTATGAGACCAGACATCCTGTGTTACTTCCCGGAGACCATCGGATATCGCGTCTCATCGTTCAGCATGCTCATCAGTTTGGACACCCAGGAGTGGCAACGACAGTagcaaaaacaagaacaaagtaCTGGATCGTTCGAGCTCACGACCTGGCGAAGTCAATAAAGTTCCGTTGTGTGGTTTGCCGTGAAATTGGAACAAGAGTTGAATCACAAGTCATGGTTGACTTACCTCAAAGTCTTCTGGCACCGTTTACTCCACCGTTTCACCACACATCGTGTGATTACTTTGGCCCTTACCGTGTTAGGATCAGCCGCAACAAGATTGTCAAGCACTATGCTGTGATTTTTACATGCTTAAACACGAGAGCAGTTCATCTTGAACTAGCAGCGGATTGCACGACGATGgaatttatgcaaattcttaGAAGATTCTATGCATTAAGAGGGGTACCCGCGTTGATGATCAGCGACAATGGCCCCCAGTTAGTTGGTGCAGAACGAGAGCTGCGGAAAATGGTTGTGGGATTGGACACCGAGAAGTTACAAGAATTCTCTGCGGAAAGAGGAATGAAGTGGAAGTTCACGACCCCGGCAGCTCCACACCAAAACGTTTGTGCGCAATCGTTGGTAAAGAGTTGCAAGATCGGCTTAAAGAAGGCAATTGGCGAGCAAGTACTTACCCCACTGGAGCTGCAGACGTGTCTCGCTGAAGTTGCAAATTTAGTCAATCAGCGTCCAATAGGCCGAATTCCCAGTGATCCCGACGATGGTTCATATCTTTGCCCTAATGATATGTTACTTGGAAGAGCGTCGTCTACTGTTTCACAAGGACCATTCAGGCACACTAAGAATCCCAGGCACAGAGTTGAATTTGTCCAGAGAATAGTTGACTCCTTTTGGACCCGTTAG
- the LOC137972913 gene encoding uncharacterized protein, translating into MKHLISDTTKFKELQHNPPKSREESLSTYLRKPRKDRIIDNETFYKILPSGSSPGVLYGLLKVHKTGCPFCPIVSSVNTYNYNLASYLVSILQPISTNHYTVKDSFSFADWAKKYKHKNGIMCSLDVSSLFTNVPLEETLNICLDKLFSLADPPALPRVVLRKLLEFATKKSHFFFDGRYYDQIDGVAMGSPLGPVLANIFMCAFEEKWLLNAKVSPLFWNRYVDDTFTMCHNKDSANDFLHYLNGCHRNIKFTIEFEHNNAIPFLDILVTRNQNNALTTSIYRKKTFTGLYTKWDSFTPRKYKINLIRSLTYRYYRLCSSGSLL; encoded by the coding sequence atgaaacacttGATTTCTGACACCACCAAATTTAAAGAGCTACAACACAATCCTCCTAAATCCAGGGAAGAAAGCCTGTCCACTTATCTTCGGAAACCGAGAAAGGATAGAATTATCGATAATGAAACTTTTTACAAAATCTTACCGAGTGGATCTTCTCCTGGCGTTTTATATGGCCTTCTTAAGGTTCATAAGACTGGTTGTCCTTTCTGCCCTATTGTTTCATCGGTTAACACCTATAACTACAATCTTGCTTCTTACCTTGTTTCTATACTTCAGCCAATCTCGACCAACCATTACACTGTCAAAGACTCTTTCAGCTTCGCGGATTGGGCCAAAAAGTACAAGCATAAGAATGGAATAATGTGCTCTTTGGATGTCTCCTCCCTATTTACAAATGTGCCACTCGAGGAAACACTAAACATTTGTCTAGACAAATTGTTTTCTCTTGCTGATCCTCCGGCTTTACCCAGGGTTGTTTTACGCAAGCTATTGGAATTTGCCACCAAGAAGAGCCACTTTTTTTTTGATGGTAGATACTACGACCAAATCGATGGTGTTGCCATGGGTTCACCATTGGGCCCTGTCTTAGCCAACATTTTTATGTGTGCTTTTGAGGAAAAGTGGTTGCTGAACGCCAAAGTTAGTCCTTTATTTTGGAATCGTTACGTTGATGACACATTCACCATGTGCCACAACAAAGACAGTGCAAATGACTTTTTGCACTATTTGAACGGCTGTCATCGCAATATTAAATTTACCATTGAATTTGAACATAACAATGCAATTCCGTTTTTGGACATTCTTGTCACACGTAATCAAAACAACGCTTTAACGACATCCATCTaccgaaagaaaactttcacaggtcTCTACACGAAATGGGATTCCTTCACGCCACGaaagtacaaaataaacctCATCCGTTCTCTCACTTATCGCTACTACCGTCTTTGTTCATCTGGCTCCTTGCTATAA